The Macrobrachium rosenbergii isolate ZJJX-2024 chromosome 7, ASM4041242v1, whole genome shotgun sequence genome segment ggtttatgatgtggcgtaaaaacggaacccttgtcgtaaaccggggactgcctgtattccgcTCCTTGCTAGACTGATTGTTGTTAACACGAGTATttaattatcaaatttttttttttttttagtgaaattgagaaaaaaaagtgcaaaggCATTGGAAGGGTCTAGAAGAGAGAGTGCATGACACATTCTCATAATATCAACCCACATAAATATTGTTCTTCCCTCAGGGGTAGGGGTTGGTGCTTATTTCTCCCTCTGTATGGAGAGGTGGAGTCGGAACGGGAAGGATAAGTGATGTTCTCCAGCATTCTTGGTGGTGACTACTTCCTCGGATAAATGGCCAAATCCTtagttcttgtctttctgccctTGGTGTGCTGCTCCTTGTATCTTCTGTGTTTACTGTTTCCTTTCGGGGACAGTATGGGTTTTAGGGAGAGAGCCCACCACCTGCTCTCACTGATAACAAGTCAGGTATTTGGGGCCTGGTCTTATCCAGTAGAACCCAGACTTTTGTACTGGCTCGCCACCAATAACATTTACTGATACTTAGCTAGTGTTCCAggaatgtcatcatcatcattcagatACCATTGTAAGATTTGGCCTTCTCTTAACATAGTAAGTCCTTCCTTTGCAGCATTCCTCTAATGTAGTACTTCCTTTTGGGGATACACCAATATCACCCAAGTCCTTAGCTACGATGATGCCTCCTGCTGCGACCAGTCTCCTGGCGCTTGAGACTGATTTCTAGGAAACCTTAACCAGCTGTGCAGCCTCTTCCTACCCCTTGGGAAAGGTCTGCCTTCCTAGGTGTACATTTGCTACATGGAGGATTGGTAGTTGCTCCAAAACAGATCTGCCTCCTTGCATTTTGCCATGATTTGGGGAGATCATGATAAACTGGATCTTTTGCCCAAGCTGAAGATGCAGTAGCCTATCTGGACATGCTGATTGACATGGCAGCAGCGAGAATCATCCTGTCAGACTCTTGCATTAGCAAGTTCAAGAAGGCATCAGAGAAAGTTCTGTCATGAGGAGAACAACCAGCTTGGGTTTGGCAGGTTTGGTCACCTTTCTTCTCTGGAGAAACTTGTTCCTCTCAGGCACCTCCACTGATGCTCACTTACATTGCATCTGAAGTGTCACTTGGGTATCATTGAGTGACCCTGCCTCCCAGCTACTGTCTGGAGTTGGACAGGATTAGTACCTGATGATAGATTCAATAGTTTCTTTGTTCCCTCTCTCTGGACTTTGTTAATGGTGATCTGAACAAGATGCTGCTGTGCCCAGAGGTAGCTGCTAGGTGCTAAACAAGATGGATCTGATGTCTTAAGCTGGAGTGTTGGCTTCTCTTTATCAGTATCAGCAAGTGCAGGGAAATGTCCAGGAACACTGTTTCTTTCTGGCTTTGCCATGCAATCAGACGGGCATAAAACTAAAAGGTCTGGAGGTTCTTAGCTAATACCTTACAACTTGCACTGGACATAAAAACATCTTGTTTGGGTCTTCCATCATCTGTGAGGCAGCAGCCTGGCTGAATGCTTGCTGAACTGCACCCAGATGCAGGTAAGCTGTATAATTGAACATCCTGTCTTAAAACTTTCCCTCATTTCTCCCACACTAACCAGGGTCGGGTTGGGTTTCATAGCTGTCATCTGAATCCATCAGTGATATTAACCAGATCTTAGCTCTTCTCCAACTTGTATCACCCCTCACAGGAATACACTTGGTTCTTCTTGATTTGTGtaaacaagtgaaaatactgTTCAGGCACTTCTCACTCTGACCCAGGGGCCCTATTGATTTGGTATCCTTATGGCAGACCATATATGAGGTTCTAGGAATCTTGCTCTcataggaacaaataacaaattcttTAAATACGTCGTGTTTTTCAGAAGTGTACAATCCGGGGCCTTATATCATAATCCCACTTCAAACTCCCAGTGTAGCACCTGATGTTGAAGGGAAAGTGCCTAATGAAGTTAGGTCTGCCTCTAATTAACCACTTGTTACTAAGCTTTATTGACTGACTCCAGCTCATGCTAAGGAATACTCTACATAAAAGACTGATTTGTACACAtagaaaagtacaaattactgtacttcaaGACTTTTGTAGAAACTTGAGTTCTCTATTTTTATCACCTAtccttatacattatatacatatgaattacagATATTAAATGTATGAGATTTAAAGGAATTTAGCACTTAAATGTAAACTTCTAATATTTCCAGGTCCAAGATGGGCATCATGGAACTTAGGCATTTTCCTATGTATCCGCTGTGCAGGGATCCATCGAAACTTAGGAGTGCATATATCAAGAGTAAAAAGTGTCAATCTAGATACGTGGACACCGCAGCAAGTAGCTGTAAGTCGTCTTTATGTATGCCAGTAGACATTGATgatatttatacattacattatcATTTGATAGTCCTTGTCAAGCATCTAACCTCTTGACAAATTTGACAATTAATTGTACAAAACTTTGAATCACTGCTTGAGTAGTTTAATTATAAGATAACTTGTTGCAAgatttgtcatcatcatcatcatcatcatctcaacgCCATGTGACATAAGGGGATAAGGGCATGTGTGAAATTCTGCccttcctgtgctttgtcttccacaaatctcctctcATCTCTTGCCTCCTTTGTCAttgttctcatccaagtaggtgtGGGTCTTCTAACTCTTCTTGTGCCCACAGGATCCCAGCTGACAGTGTCACATACTGTTCTCCCATGAGTTGAGCGAAGGACATGTCtgagccatctccatctccctctcatcattatctcatctacatatggaacttctgtaatttcctttatgggtatcatttctaactcctTCCTGTCATTtgattcattctttttaaagctttgttttcaaatgacaaaatcttttagtGTTTTCAAATGACAAAATCCTTTAGATATAGTTTCCTGGTCATACCAGGGCTCACTAAATTTTATATCAAGAAAACCTGTACAGTACTAGTtgatcattgttcctaaatacttGATAGATTCAACTTCtctaatcctttctccatctaatgttatttcaacCCTTTTGTGCATACTCTGCCCTTGTTACTTAcagttttcttaggtttattttgaGTTCCATCTCTATAGATATGCAGTCTGTTGAGCTAGTATTGTTAATCTTGTGGTGTTAAAACATCATCATCTGCATAGTGTAAGTCTGTCAACTTTCTTCTGGTGTTCCAGTCTAGATATTCTCTTCTGTCTTggaccatttgtttttttttttataaaattgataaCAATAGAAAACAACTAAGGTGAAGTAATATTCCTTTGTAGCACCCCAGTGTTCATTGCAAATTCACTTAGACCTCATCAGCGTTCATTTTTGCAACAAGTActttgttcatggataatttcatatttaagagGGATGCCATAATGATGCAAGACCCTCCATGAAATGGGTCTGTGGAAGGTGTCAAATGCCTTTTTGTAATCGACAGAAGCCATCAGAAGGGGATTAAATTCTACACACTGCTGCACAATATGTTCTAACATAAACAGTAACTGATCTGTGCAACTCCTGCATTTTCCAAAATCAACTTGTTCATCTCCaagatttttatcaatttctttctccagcTTATTAAGAATTAGCATGTGGGAAAACTTTCAAGTACAAGCTGCTCCAGTGCAGTGCCTTTATAGTTGCTGTACCACATTGTCAGGTCGCTTTCTTCAGTACCTTTTCTATGACTTCCATTTCCCAGTCGTCAGGCTTTGcttcctcattccattttctgcaAAACTGTTTAGTTAGTATTTAAGGTATCATTTGAGTTTCACCTAAAGTCATTTATACAGTGATTCCATCTGAATCAggtgttttccatttcttaagtTGCATTGTTATTGATTCCAAATAAAAAACTGTGAATTGATTTATTAGTGCATAGAGGTCTTCTTGTGCTTATATTCATGAAATTATCATCCTTATATCTGATGTTCATGACCTTGCGAAAATATTTGACCTAAAATTGCCTTCTTGTTCTTATGTTAATATTAACTCATTATTCCTTTTGACAGGTATtgtcctctttcttttctctcatggatattttgttattaattctgtGGACTGTCCTGACACCAGTGCCTCTCCTTGAATACATGGCTTTGTCAACATTATCAGAGTGCTTGTCCAAGTGTTTTTTCTAATCTCATCTTCATCTTAATTTAACTTCACTAACTAGACTTGAGTAATTAGCACATTCTACTTTGTGTTCTTCTTCTCCATGAAATTTGTCTACATGTACCTTTTGTTTCAGTCTGTCTTAAATGGTATCCCAGGTATGATTCAGTATCCAAGGTTTCCATGTTATCCCATATCCCAGTCTGTATTTTCCAAGAGATAAACATTCTTGAGTTGGAAAAGCTTCTTGATGTTCATCTTCAGGAAGTTTTACTGTATTAAACCTAGGTAATCTGTCAACTTTTTAATTCCAACTTTAGTCTGGCAATGACAAGTGGGTGATTAGTGTGGCAGTGACAAGTGGGTGATAACAGCTGACATCTGCTGCTCTGTAGCTTCATAGCtaagtttgctttttctttcccAGTTAATGGCTGTGTGGTCTATTGTGTTTCTATGATTGCCATTTGGAGAAGTCGAAATGTATGGATAGATGCCCTTTATGAAAAGTTTATCTCCAgccaacaaattatttttagcacaaaaactaataaattactCCCTATTTTTGTTAGCATTCTTTCCTAGGCTCTTTGTTTCTACCAACTTTAGCCATTTATGAACTAAGTGTTCCTTTCACCACTGTGTCGTCTTCTATTCTCCCCACATAAacaaaccatctcaaagcactCTGATCCCTACATTCATATCAGCAACAATTCCCTtatcctttttcagtttttcacttaTAACATTCTGCAGCATTAGGCCTATAggaaattcattttcttatttctttggagACGTCTGTTGTTAAAGCGTATCACCCGATAATActcatattacatttttttaatttaagtttttcCAGCAGTAATCTGCTGTTCACTGTTCTCCAGTCGATCAGTGCCTTTTCTACATTTGGTGTCAAGTTTGTGCCTACCTTCTTTACcaattccatcttttcttcttgaAGAAATATACATCAAACTCATCCAATCTCTCTGTCCCATTCCTTTGGACCatgatgcacaaagataaaatgTTCAGTCCATATctcttgaattaattttgttgtatCGTTACAGTTAGTTTCAGGgttttacattccaattccacATTTTCAATTTATCCTTAGTACTGTACTTAAAAACCGGTTGATTCTTAGCACCTCCATATGTCCAAGAGTGGGGGCCATAGCTAAATCTTGCTGCTCTGTTTATGCTGCAGAATCTGTTGAGGATTATTGGCTAAAGTATGCTAAAGTCTAACAAGTAACTTGAGGCCAATAATCTCTGccattgtttattgatttataacCAAGGTTATCTACCATGTATATAGGGTTGAAGTTGAAGAGATTAAAACACTTAGCGCCTTAACCTTAACCATCATCCTGCTGCCAGTGACTTCCGTTGCTGCTCCTGAGCAAGGCCAGAATTTTTGACTGTGAATCTAGCCTTTATGTAAAGAGATGTCAAATTACAAGGCAGCAGGTGCTCGCACCTTGAGCTCCAAACCCTATTCCAGGTATTaccagttggggctgctggcctaGTGCTCATTAAAGGGCAAGGGATTGCTGATTTCTTTACACTGTCACCAAACAAGAGTTTATCAACCAAATTGATTATGAACTAAGGTACTATGTCTTTGTAAATAACTATATACTCTATTAGATTTTCAAGTTGAAAGCTAGTTGATCTTGTGATGCACTTGCGAGATCAATTGAAGATAGTAGATTCATACCTATTTTATTGGTGTAgggatttaatttaatttatattcatgcGTTATGTGCTACTTGTTTAGACTCTACAAAGATGGTCAATAGAGGAAGCATGGATTGAATGTCTCTTGTATGATGTATGGACAATTCTAAGTCTACATAAGTCTTGGATATACCTTCCTATATTTTAGTGGTGTACAGTACAaagtttgtatatactgtacaataattttTAGTGTAAATTAGAAGCATTATTGACAGTTATCCATTTTAAGTGGGTTGAGTGAATTCAATATTTCCAGTGCATTCAACAAATGGGTAACAGCAGAGCACGAGCAGTGTACGAAGCAAATTTGCCTGACAGCTTCAGGCGCCCTCAGATGGATTCAGCTTTAGAGCAGTTTGTTCGGGCAAAGTACGAGGCAAAAAAATACATAGCCAGAGAATGGGTTCCTCCAGCCATGCCCAACCCCACTTGGGATTTGGAGCTGGAAAaacagttgaagaagaagaaacgagaaAAGGTAAGCTTTGTAATTTCTAGTAAGTGAAATATGCCTTATGAAGTTTTACGTTGTGCAATATTAATGATAGAAATAGacagttcctcttttttttcacttttatttctcaaAGTTTTTTAGAATTGAAAACATTCCTTTGACTTGAATGTCATGTTTCATAGCCCAAGGATTCATTTGCTAGGAGATAATGAGTAAATGCTCTTTTACATGCAGACTAGTGGCACAGTTGAACTGCCAGCTCCAGTTAGTTCACGTGGGAATACTAGAGGGGCAAGTGTGTCGCCAAAGCCTCTTCCCAAAGCCCCAGGGAGCAAAAGCTCCTCCCCTTCTCCAGGAACAACTGCAAAGGCTTCTACGGCGAAAGCTGCTACTACAACCACCTCTTCGAGCGCTACTCAGGATCtgttaggtttaggttagttgAATGCTGCTTTTTGGATGCTGAACTGAAACCTGTAACCTCAGTCCAACTTGAGCCCAAAAACTGTGAAGGATGAAATTAAATCTGATTTGTTGTATGACTAAATTATGTCCAATTTTATTTGATATGTTTGTGTTCTGGTTAGgccattttattttaccttagtTTTGAACATTTCAGTGGATAAAAGCAATCCCCAGTATAGTACTACTGTACACAGTTTTTTGGGAAGTGAGTTGGTCAGATTCATAAAACTTAAATGCGTCTGTTGCTGCTTATAGTATTATATGATGGAAAGAAGTAGAATGTTTTATcgttaattattttacattagcttcTATTTTTGTATTGCAGATGCACCATCTACTAATGGTACCAGTGCAGACAATTCTGATCCATTTGGGGAATTCTTAGCAGCCCCTGCTAGTCAAACAAATACTACATCATCTTCACCAAGTCAAACTGTGAATGCTTCCCCAGCAGCAACTGAGGGATCTTCCAAAACTGAGGAGGAAAACTTTTTCAATCAAAAATTACCCGAAGGAGGCTCGGACAAACTTACTAAAGATTCAATACTTGCCCTGTATGGACAAAATCAACCTCAACCTCAGCCAGCAAATATGTTTCCAGGAAATGTGTACTTAGGAACTCAAGGTCAACCAATGGGACAGCCTCCACCCAATTTACAGAACGGAGGAGTTTTACCCCAGCAGCCACaacaaaatataatgtttatGCCTCAAGTAAGAAATTTATAGCTCATGTCTCTGACTTCAtagttttttatgattataatgacATCTCGGTAAGTTTCATATTGCTAAGTAGGGTTTGTGCTGaactgaaactaaaaaaaaaaaaattaaggaaattaagtAATATTAAAATGGAATGCTTTCAGAAATAATAACTCTCTTTTATTGCCTTACTTTTATGTGCGTTTAAAAATTCTAACTATATTATGTAACTGAATTTTTTACTAATATCAAAATTACTAGTTTTTACTAACCTCTTGTTGTTACAGGTCTTTTATCTCTTGTTTCAAATGGTTGGAGCTGATTTTTCTCAATATATGATGTAACCAATTAGGCTTTCACTGAATCATATGTTTAAATTATGAATGGCAAGCACAAAATATTTATCTACAATTCAGATTTTGGTTTATGAAATTCTCTGTCTGCTTTGACAttggattttatgaaatttactttATGTCTGATTTGACTTTGGATATTTTAAAGTTAGTTATTACTACAACTGTTGGTAATAAGGCTATAAAAGTATAACGTGATCTTTCTGATTAACATTAAGTAAAATTGCTATGCCTAGCTAAGGCTATGTTCCATATTTTTAGTCACGTATTGTTTGAATGGCATCTGTTATGTTGAAAACAGTTTGAAAttgcaaattgaaaataaaacttatgtagTAGTCACATGAACATCCTGCTCCTTCATTTTGGAGGTTGACTTAGTGGTCTACGTACATTTTAGCAGATGCTGTACAGTCATGGCAATACATAAATTatagcaggtttttttttatcaattttatataaatatttaaagttctctcttctttttatcattttgctttttttttttttaaagtagtatTTTCTTTGCAGGGCGGAATTCCAGGGGGAGCTGCAATGCCTAATCCTTTCTTTGCAAATGGTATGCCTCAGGGCGTTCCAACTTCAATCCAGTTATCCGCAGCAAACCCTTTTGCACAGGTACAGTAGATGGTCGCTGTAGTCTTAGTTGCTTCAGCATATAACAAGTACAGTATACATTATCGtgatttttgaaatatgtttacaGTACATGAAATAGGTTATAGTGAGCTGTGAATTTTGGAAGAGacaattgtatttttccataGTTAGCACATCATTCACAATTTATGTTGTCACCACAGTCAGTCTTGAATGTTGTCTTCCAAATTATCTTGAGTTCTGCAAATTCTTGTCTACTTACGTTTATGTGTGTACTTTATAACCACTCAGGTCTTGAGTAATTCTTGTTGTTACTTTTTCAATATACAGCTAGCTCCCATGCACATCTTCTCTGCTCCTTCTGATTCCAGCTACAAAGCCTTCTGTCAGGTAGTTTTGATTGAACTCCATTTCCGCTCTTCCTCTCGCCTTATACAATGCGTTGCCTTATACCATAGTTTCCTTCCTAATACTGccatagttttcttttgattttgcttatttccctttcattttgtgcagctatttttctttcctacaaGTTTGCATTTTAAGTTGAAAGTCCTTTGACATGCTTGAAATTGTTGCCTGGTTTcttatttgtgttgttttttataaaaaaaattttgtagttcTTGTAACATTTACATTTTGCAGATTGGCTTCTCATTGGAGcctatttctttgtaattttccattcttttaggtcattttaaaaattaaaatttgtatcCCAGATGTTATAGAACTTGGACCCTCATTTATGGCCAAAATTTCAGTTAATCATAAGATTTTGGTGATTCATTATATTTGAAATCTGTTACTGTATTTATGAACTGGAGCTACAGCTAcccttttgtttttcctcattttgtaatactgtacttCAGAATCTAAATTTTCAGACAGGTTCTTCTTCCCTTGCTGCTATAGAGAAGTTCTAGTTTTATTAGTACGTAACTGTATGCTGTGAGAATTAGAAGGctttttatagcatttttgtCTTGGCCTTGGTATGCCTCAAATTATTTGCTCTCCTTCCCTTGCGAGTCATGGGACATTGAAGTTTGTAAGTGTGAGAAGACTTCTTTACCAGGTACTGTGAAGGGAAAAACACATTTATTGTCCAAGAAATGTATTGTTGTAGTTGTTTCTGGTCTTGAAGCCACAGTGCTACTGCTGAATcataagtttttataattttaaatttatcaggGAATGGTGTAAATTTTCTGATCATTGTTTTTACCAAGAAAACCATTAACTTATGGATTATACAAATGATTATTTAGAAATTGTCTCAAGAAAtgagtttgaaaacaaaaatcttttctgTGTCCCTTTGTAGGCCTCCAGCTGCATTGCATTATGTCTTGT includes the following:
- the LOC136840074 gene encoding stromal membrane-associated protein 1; translated protein: MSTLSEREKNKLIQEKCQSILTELLKDEDNKYCVDCDAKSPRWASWNLGIFLCIRCAGIHRNLGVHISRVKSVNLDTWTPQQVACIQQMGNSRARAVYEANLPDSFRRPQMDSALEQFVRAKYEAKKYIAREWVPPAMPNPTWDLELEKQLKKKKREKTSGTVELPAPVSSRGNTRGASVSPKPLPKAPGSKSSSPSPGTTAKASTAKAATTTTSSSATQDLLGLDAPSTNGTSADNSDPFGEFLAAPASQTNTTSSSPSQTVNASPAATEGSSKTEEENFFNQKLPEGGSDKLTKDSILALYGQNQPQPQPANMFPGNVYLGTQGQPMGQPPPNLQNGGVLPQQPQQNIMFMPQGGIPGGAAMPNPFFANGMPQGVPTSIQLSAANPFAQMQSQMASLNLGGVGNIMGGQPPVLSQAPGMVGPMQGMVGPMGMTGGAMPTTGVMPQAMGSAAPAPGLGSANPTLATNLWQ